CGAGGTTCGCCTTGAAGCGGATGGCCGACGACCCGGAGCGCAGCTCGTTGTCGGTGAAGAAGACGTAACGGATGTCTCCCGACATCTCGCTGCCGAGCGCGATCCCGTCCTCGCCGCCCATGTCGTTGCCGCGCACCACCACGTACTCGCTGGGTTTGCCGACGGTGCGGCCGTCGAGATCGCGGCCGGACTTGATCACCACCGCGTCGTCGCCGGTCCGGAAGGTCGAGCCCTCGACCAGGACGTAGCGGCTCGAATCCACGTCCACACCGTCGTTGTTCGGGAAGTGGCTCTCGACCCGGATGCCGCGCACCGTGACGTGCTCGCTGTAGACGAGATGGTTGACCCAGAAGGGCGAGTTGATCGCCGTGTAGCCCTCGAGCAGAGCGCGCCGGGCGCGGACGAGCTGCACGAGCGGCGGCCGCAGGAACGTGCCGGCTCCGAAGACGCGCTCGGCCAGGGGAACGCCGGAAAATCCCATGCGCCGCAGCCGCTGCATGTCGGGCGCCGCCAGGGCGTGCCAGGCGTGGAAGCCGCTCCGGACGTTGCCGTCGATCGTCCCGGGACCGGTGATCGCCACGTCCTCGACGTCCCGGGCGTAGATCAGCGGCGAATAGCCGAGGACGCGCGTGCCCTCCCAGCGCGTCTCGACGACGGGCAGATAGAGCTCCGGCTCCGGGGCGAACAGCAGATGCGCTCCGGGCTCGAGGTGAAGCTCGAGGTGAGAGGACAGCTCGATCGGGCCGCGACTCAGCCAGACGCCCGGCGAAAGCACGACGCGTCCGCCGCCCTCGCGCTTCGCCTGGG
This genomic window from Holophagales bacterium contains:
- a CDS encoding glycoside hydrolase family 28 protein, whose amino-acid sequence is MPSGHALFRVATRLTLLLSVAGLFPAAAQAPSPGRIDWTLVESIVSRLEAPRIPARTYRVDDFGAVADGIADARPAILAAIAQAKREGGGRVVLSPGVWLSRGPIELSSHLELHLEPGAHLLFAPEPELYLPVVETRWEGTRVLGYSPLIYARDVEDVAITGPGTIDGNVRSGFHAWHALAAPDMQRLRRMGFSGVPLAERVFGAGTFLRPPLVQLVRARRALLEGYTAINSPFWVNHLVYSEHVTVRGIRVESHFPNNDGVDVDSSRYVLVEGSTFRTGDDAVVIKSGRDLDGRTVGKPSEYVVVRGNDMGGEDGIALGSEMSGDIRYVFFTDNELRSGSSAIRFKANLDRGGTVEHIGVRRFKVGSFARLFWFQLDYPGELGGNFPATYRDIVFEDFAVGDVGTLFEAHAPAQAPLRDVVLRNIAVASAQKTLILESVQNLQFDGVTVAGRPVRVGADDSRGASAAEPPHGRN